The Malus sylvestris chromosome 14, drMalSylv7.2, whole genome shotgun sequence genome segment TCTCTTCAATTTCCGCTTTCCATCTCCAaagcttgtatcacgttcaagaaaaaaaattaaattgaatcaataaaagtatatgaattcaataaaattaaaatttaatcaattaaaaataattgaaacgtaatactcccctgattgaagacAAATAAATTCTCTTTAACACAACGTGAAGAGCGTGCTAATAACgagttgtggcctatatttactGAGGGGTGTGGcataaagagaaagagagagtggagaataggcttgaggaattgtgtattaattccccagtccttgtgcctttatttatagtgcTAAATAAAGTATATAACTAATTGAAAACGAATGAATTCTCTTTAGCACAACTTGAAAagcatgctgataacgtgttgtagcctATATTTACGAAAgggtgcggcatagagagaaagagagagtgggGAATAGGCTTGAGGAATTGTGTATTAATTCcccagtccttgtgcctttatttatagtaataaggtgAAGAGAAACTTACtttccaagtaatacaaagtatattaggaaagatGTTCTAGATCCCAAGGGATTCCTActttatctctacttaggatttacacaattacatattgataagaacatatgtcacaacaaatttgaatttgttaactattattttttttcaataaccATGATTAAACTATATAACACGTGGCAATCTGTTAAGATGGTTGTAATGCTCACTACCTTGTAAGGATGGTGAGCAAATTCGGACTTGTTAACCAAAATGCCACTCTTCAAGTGGCAAGCCTCCTTCCTATAAATCCTTAATTCACGCCACTATTTTTTAGAACTGATTATGTACTTCTAATGGAAGTCAGGTTCTTGGATCTACTAGATTGTAGTTTCTGAATAATAGTAAACCTGTCCACCAGGTTTAATTCACCTCAGATATAGGTTGTTGAATTTGGGTTATGAACCTTTAACAGAGGTttcaatttagggtttttgactATCTCCATTTGAGGTTTGATATTTTGGATCTCCAAAGTAACTCGTTAATCGGTTCTAGCCTCTGAATATGAAGAGTAATAAGCTTGTTCGATATGTTAATTTGCGATTTTGGTTGGTTTATACAACGTAGCAAACCTGTTTTGATTTGGAGGGTTGGATTTAGTACACTAATGCGCGTCTCCCGCTTTCTGTCGCATCAACACCTTGAGAACATTGTAAAATTCAGCACAATCGATCATTCTTTGCGGGCTTATTAATCAAAAAGTGTTTGAAGAGGAACTACTTATTTCAACATATAATGACCATTCCTAACAAAGGAATAAGTTACAAAGCCATGTAAGAAGAAAATGCATGTAAAACAAACTGGCTCTAGCTTGGCACAAATTTACAGATGACTGCACAAAGTTAATAGAGTTCTTCAAGTGTGGCTTGCAGAGCTGAATACACAGCGCGCCAACCCTGTTGGGTAGGGTGAGCAGTGTCCCAAAAGAATGCAGATTCAGGATTTTTACAAATGGTGTACTTCTTTGAACCACTTTCATCCATACTCCCACAAGAATATTCACTGCTTATACCAATGCAGCATGGCCTTAATGGGTTCTCAAACTTTATACTTCCTGCTCAAGGACAAGATGATTTCACGTATTAGCATTTCATTCGATCTTTGTGTGCTTTAGTGCTTTAATATGATTTGTTAAAGGTCAGATAAATCCAGTGTTAAACAATATATACTacttaagattttttttttttttttttttttttgcggtcTTCACCGACTATGCCTCAATGACTCGATGATCTAACAACAGAACTTAGCAAATTTTAATgggaaaatgaaaatttgttAGTATAAGCTAAAGAGTAAGAGTTATATCGTACTCACCTAGATCTCCTTTGTTCTTGAACACCGACGTGAACGAGGCATAAAGATCAAGAATGATAAAAGAATTCTTGGTTTCGTTGTTCAACTTGGCCACAGCTTGCTGCAACAAAAGGTTGTGGAAACTGACTAGCGCGTTCTCAGTTCCATTGCATTGTTGGAATGAAAATGCTGCCGTGCTCGAGGGGAGACATCCCAAAGGTTGAAGAGCTGTCACAACTATTTTGCTCACTCCCAAGGCATAAATACGTTTCAAGTTCGCAGTTACTTGATTCACGACTGATGTGATGAAGGGTTGCCAACCCTATAATGCACGTATAATTGAAGAGAAAGAGGAGTTCAACACAAATAAATTGCATGTTGAGTGCATGCACGAAAAAATATTTGTAAATAACGTTtaattggccaaaaaaaaaaattcattgttGAAGTTAGTTAGAATTATAGCACATGTGtgattgtgattgtgtaaatcatgAGGAGAGATTATACAGGAATCCTATGAGATGTAGAAGATATGTTCTATTATtgtttgtattacttggagaataATAATTCGTGTAATTTTGTTATAGTGCTGTCACTCTATTGGACAAATACCCTACTATTTTTGGAAACGTAATACGGATACTcttgatcttttttttcttttttctttttttaatttttatttttatgaaaaatgtTATGTATGCTAACCTGAACAGAGCCATTTGTGGCGACATAAGTCCCGTAATCGTTACCCGCAACGGTGACGAGGGCGACTGAAGAGTGAAGATCTTTGGGAGTGAAGACATAGTCGTTTTTTATGAGCTTCTGGAAGAAGTCAATCTGGGTTGTCATGTTGGGATCCAAAACCAAGGTATTAAAAACACCTGTGCCTCCATATGCGAAATTCACTCCATACTTCAAATGTTTGGCcccgacttttctaaatctgtATGGTATTGGAGACTTCACTCCTATAAACCTAGCTGCAATATCATGTGTGTTAGAATATGTTAGGGAGAAATTAGAATCATATATATGTAGGTCAGACTAATATGCCCTAATTGAATTCGAGAACTTATATATTTTGTGGATACTGCAAATGGTATAATGAATCTACACATGTTATAACATGTAGATTGGATTTTACCGTATTAACATTATAACTTGAAATATAAACTTGTCAGTTAACTCAAGCGAATTGTTATATCACGTATATGTGCTCCAATACTATacaatatttgtttcaatccaAAGGCTTTCCTTAAATTATAGCTTTTAATATATTCAGTAATTGATTTTGACTCAAGGGTTACCACATGCACTTGGGTAATTAGGTGGAGAAGAGCTTATAAGAAAGGAGAAAAACTTGTATGAAGTTGTCACAACTCCATGTGGTAAGATCGAGTACATGACAAACTATTTCAGTTAAAAGATTGCAAAGCATCAActttagaatttttttaattattgaaacACGCAATATTTTAATTGAGTTGTTCTAGCACTCAACATCTCGATACTAAAGGACAGAAATATTGTTTTACAACGGATAAATCCCTATTATAGGAGTACAAATCAGATTGATCAATTACtgagaaaaagaacaaaattataAGTGTTGGAGGGAAAATAAAGTAAGTATGAATTGGTGTAGTAAAGGACAATGGGGACAGAGTGGGACAAAGAATGTTCAAGCAAAAAAGTAGAGAATTAGCACAGAAAATCATGATTAAGAGTCGATAATGTAGATTAAGAGAAATATCCAAGACTCCAAAAGGTTGAGCTAGCTCATGTGATAAAGTAAGAAATTACATGATGGTGGCCTGACATGACATAACAAATTACATGACGTGGCCTGACATGACATGTGGattaaaagcaaaaataaaaataaaaagcatgCCCAATAATGCAACAACTTTACAGGTAAAAAGAAAACCACCCAAAGAGGCCATTATCTTAAGAGGAACCCACCAACACCACTCATTTTACAGCAGTAATATATTACTAAGATAGCACTAAAGCGTAGGTAAACAAAGTAAACTgagcaaagaaaaagaaaagcttGGTACTTTCACACCTTGGAACAAAAAGCAGAGAATTGCACATGAGTAGAGAGAGAATCAGAGAGAAGGGTTGGTACCAAGGAAATCGGTGAGGACACGGCCATCGGAGAAACGGCCACTGGGTTTTCCCGGGAATGTGATTCCATAGGGTTGTTTCCAAGAACTGGCCACTGATTTCCCGTTGTTTCCTGTGTCAGAATATGAGTCTCCAAAAACAAATAGTTTCGTCGGCCGCCAATCAAATAGGTGGCGCTgtgtgtggtggtggtggtgagctGCTGAAACCAGCACCCCTTTTTGTCCTATAACAAAACGAAACCAAATCAAAACAGAGACAGGTAttggaaaattattattttacacCCGTTTTTGTTTCTGCGCAATCTTGTTTATTTCTAATCTTTCGATTGAATAAATCGAAGGAGAATATATAGACAGAAATAAACAGAATTTCCAGAAGGACAAAAAAAGTGAGCGTAAACCATTTTGACATGGTATTAACGCATATGCATGCATACCTGAGAGGAGgtagaagagaaagagagtgaggaggaggaagagtgTTTGAGGTGGTTTCATGGTAGGCTGTGAAAGAAAGAAGCTTTGATTTGCTGAAAGAGATGTAAGATGGAGTTGGAGATCATGCACTACTTAAATTTAATGAAGATAGAAGGAAGGGAAGAATAACTGAGATTCTCAATGCTTTATATAGTGAAATCAGTGGCTAGTTTTGATCGACTGTGGACCTGTGGTGTGTGGCTGATGATAAAATATGTGAATGTTTAAGGGTGACATTGCAATttgcattcttttttctttattttcagtCCAAAAAGTAAAGCCAAACCTCAAAAAAAATAACATGAATAAGTTATATTGTAATTATACAAACAATAAGAAGAACAAGATGAGAACTCTGCCTACTAATATTCGTAGGCACGTGAACATATTCTGTTTCTCTGAAGGCTTCTGTCAAACAAGACAGGGGCCGCCCTTGCTAAGGTCTTCTGGTGAATGGACCGCCTGGATTCCTCGTCAAGAGAAGAATGAATAAAATATATCCTTCTAATGTATATGTGAAGAACAATGTGAAGTTTTAAAAGGGTCTAAAGTTTGAACAATGGTATTAGGACTCGTCTGTTTTCTGTGATCCTGCTCCACAACGTGGGAGTATTGTAAACTATGTCATATAACTTAAGGGGCACAATACTTGGCTCCGTACATATAAATAAGGGTCTTTTCATATGACGACGTGACATAATTTTGAAATTGCTTAGGCATTCATATGATATATGTTGACAAATTGACATTTATGGTAAGTTATTGCTCATATCAAaccattaattaaataaatatacatCATAGTATACATTTCATAATGGATGTGCTAGTATC includes the following:
- the LOC126600733 gene encoding GDSL esterase/lipase At5g03610-like, with translation MKPPQTLFLLLTLFLFYLLSGQKGVLVSAAHHHHHTQRHLFDWRPTKLFVFGDSYSDTGNNGKSVASSWKQPYGITFPGKPSGRFSDGRVLTDFLARFIGVKSPIPYRFRKVGAKHLKYGVNFAYGGTGVFNTLVLDPNMTTQIDFFQKLIKNDYVFTPKDLHSSVALVTVAGNDYGTYVATNGSVQGWQPFITSVVNQVTANLKRIYALGVSKIVVTALQPLGCLPSSTAAFSFQQCNGTENALVSFHNLLLQQAVAKLNNETKNSFIILDLYASFTSVFKNKGDLGSIKFENPLRPCCIGISSEYSCGSMDESGSKKYTICKNPESAFFWDTAHPTQQGWRAVYSALQATLEELY